One Neomonachus schauinslandi chromosome 9, ASM220157v2, whole genome shotgun sequence DNA segment encodes these proteins:
- the NR2E3 gene encoding photoreceptor-specific nuclear receptor: MSSNMAAAGPATVAASRKESPGRWGLGEEPAGAGPSLQCRVCGDSSSGKHYGIYACNGCSGFFKRSVRRRLIYRCQVGAGMCPVDKAHRNQCQACRLKKCLQEGMNQDAVQNERQPRSSAQLRLASVESDPEPRLEPLGPPLAPAGPSPRGPTPVSAARALGPGALTPPGHHHFMASLITAETCAKLEPEDADENIDVTSDDPEFPSSPYSSSSPCGLDSIHETSARLLFMAVKWAKNLPVFSNLPFRDQVILLEEAWSELFLLGAIQWSLPLDTCPLLAAPEAPAAGSSQGRLALASAESRILQETISRFRALAVDPTEFACMKALVLFKPETRGLKDPEHVEALQDQSQVMLSQHSKAHHPSQPVRFGKLLLLLPSLRFITSERVELLFFRKTIGNTPMEKLLCDMFKN; the protein is encoded by the exons ATGAGCTCCAACATGGCTGCAGCTGGGCCGGCCACTGTGGCTGCCTCCAGGAAGGAGTCCCCGGGCAGGTGGGGCCTGGGAGAAGAGCCCGCAG GCGCGGGCCCCTCGCTGCAGTGTCGCGTGTGCGGGGACAGCAGCAGCGGGAAGCACTATGGCATCTACGCCTGCAACGGCTGCAGCGGCTTCTTCAAGAGGAGCGTGCGGCGGAGGCTCATCTACCG GTGCCAGGTGGGGGCGGGGATGTGCCCGGTGGACAAGGCCCACAGGAACCAGTGCCAGGCCTGCCGCCTGAAGAAGTGCCTGCAGGAGGGCATGAACCAGGACG CTGTGCAGAATGAGCGCCAGCCGCGGAGCTCGGCCCAGCTGCGGCTGGCTAGCGTGGAGTCAGACCCGGAGCCCCGGCTGGAGCCCCTGGGGCCCCCCCTGGCCCCGGCGGGGCCCAGCCCACGGGGCCCCACGCCTGTTTCTGCAGCCagagccctggggcctggggccctcACGCCGCCGGGGCACCACCACTTCATGGCCAGCCTTATAACAGCCGAAACATGTGCTAAGCTGGAGCCAGAGGATG CCGACGAGAATATTGATGTCACCAGCGATGATCCCGAGTTTCCCTCATCCCCATACTCCTCCTCGTCGCCCTGTGGCCTGGACAGCATCCATGAGACATCGGCTCGCCTTCTCTTTATGGCCGTCAAGTGGGCCAAGAACCTGCCCGTGTTCTCCAACCTGCCCTTCCGCGATCAG GTGATCCTGCTGGAGGAGGCATGGAGTGAACTCTTCCTCCTCGGGGCCATACAGTGGTCTCTGCCTCTGGACACCTGCCCACTGCTGGCCGCGCCCGAGGCCCCCGCTGCTGGCAGCTCCCAGGGCCGGTTGGCACTGGCCAGTGCAGAGAGCCGCATCCTGCAGGAAACAATCTCACGGTTCCGAGCATTGGCAGTGGACCCCACAGAGTTCGCCTGCATGAAGGCCCTGGTCCTCTTCAAACCAG AAACTCGGGGCCTGAAGGATCCTGAGCACGTGGAGGCCTTGCAGGACCAGTCCCAAGTGATGCTGAGCCAGCACAGCAAGGCGCACCACCCCAGCCAGCCTGTGAG GTTTGGGAAATTGCTCCTGCTTCTCCCGTCTTTGAGGTTTATCACTTCCGAACGAGTTGAGCTCCTCTTCTTCCGCAAGACCATAGGGAATACTCCAATGGAGAAGCTCCTTTGTGATATGTTCAAAAACTGA